The following proteins are co-located in the Microbacterium immunditiarum genome:
- a CDS encoding protein phosphatase 2C domain-containing protein — translation MPKVTADSTTITLPDGELELTWAAVTHRGRRRDVNQDAVLAQFPLFVVADGMGGHVGGEIASTSTVARMRELAESGTITAKALEKSLARAVKDIASHPDATDEATGTTVTGVFLDTSRDEPHWVTLNIGDSRVYLVREGMIAQLTTDHSVVQELVAAGRLSPEEAENHPYGNVITRAVGPSESVTPDYVRVEIVPGDRFVICSDGLTKELTDYGIRHFLDENPDPADAVRAMLEAALENGGRDNITIVVLNVGSAPEIDDETDEDATDTAEWETVDDEDEESDAAAEPAAQQQSDGDDSSTAPR, via the coding sequence GTGCCGAAGGTCACCGCCGACTCCACGACGATCACCCTGCCCGACGGTGAGCTCGAGCTCACGTGGGCAGCGGTGACCCATCGCGGTCGCCGGCGCGACGTCAACCAGGACGCGGTCCTCGCCCAGTTCCCGCTCTTCGTCGTCGCCGACGGCATGGGCGGGCACGTCGGCGGTGAGATCGCCAGCACGAGCACGGTCGCGCGCATGCGCGAGCTCGCCGAGTCGGGCACGATCACGGCGAAGGCTCTCGAGAAGTCGCTGGCCCGTGCGGTGAAAGACATCGCGTCGCATCCGGATGCCACGGACGAGGCCACCGGAACCACCGTGACGGGCGTGTTCCTCGACACGAGCCGCGACGAGCCGCACTGGGTCACGCTCAACATCGGAGACTCGCGCGTCTATCTCGTGCGCGAGGGCATGATCGCGCAGCTCACGACGGACCACTCGGTCGTGCAGGAGCTCGTCGCCGCCGGCCGCCTGAGCCCCGAAGAGGCCGAGAATCACCCGTACGGCAACGTCATCACGCGCGCGGTCGGACCGAGCGAGAGCGTCACGCCGGACTACGTGCGCGTCGAGATCGTCCCGGGCGACCGGTTCGTCATCTGCTCGGATGGGCTCACGAAAGAGCTGACGGACTACGGCATCCGGCACTTCCTCGACGAGAACCCCGACCCCGCCGACGCCGTGCGGGCGATGCTCGAGGCGGCACTGGAGAACGGCGGTCGCGACAACATCACGATCGTGGTGCTCAACGTCGGCAGCGCGCCGGAGATCGACGACGAGACGGACGAGGACGCGACCGACACCGCGGAGTGGGAGACCGTCGACGACGAGGACGAAGAGTCGGATGCGGCGGCCGAGCCTGCGGCGCAGCAGCAGTCCGACGGCGACGACTCCTCCACAGCTCCCCGGTAG
- a CDS encoding saccharopine dehydrogenase family protein: MRILIVGAGGVGSAATRIAVRRDFFESLVIADYDPARPEALVAELGDPRLSAAQVDASSADAVATLVRETGATHVLNAVDPRFVMPIFDGCFAAGATYLDMAMSLSHPHPDKPHELPGVKLGDEQFAKDQEWKDAGRLALVGIGVEPGLSDVFARYAEDELFSEIDELAVRDGANLVVAGYDFAPSFSIWTTIEECLNPPVIYEEDRGWYTTPPFSGPEVFEFPEGIGPVECVNVEHEEVLLMPRWTKAKRVTFKYGLGDEFIEVLRVLHKTGLDRTDPVDVKGVQVAPRDVVAAALPDPATLGDSMTGKTCAGVWVTGKGKDGAPRSTYLYHVADNEQSMREYKSQAVVWQTAINPVIALELLARRTWEGTGVLGPEAFDARPFLDLLAAPAPEGYGSPWGMEEKPLP, encoded by the coding sequence ATGCGGATCCTCATCGTCGGTGCGGGAGGCGTCGGCTCGGCGGCGACGCGCATCGCCGTCCGTCGCGACTTCTTCGAGTCGCTCGTGATCGCCGACTACGACCCCGCCCGTCCCGAGGCCCTGGTTGCCGAGCTCGGCGACCCGCGGCTCTCGGCCGCGCAGGTCGACGCCTCGAGCGCGGACGCGGTCGCGACGCTCGTGCGCGAGACCGGCGCGACGCATGTGCTCAACGCCGTCGACCCTCGTTTCGTCATGCCGATCTTCGACGGATGCTTCGCCGCGGGCGCGACCTACCTCGACATGGCGATGAGCCTGTCGCATCCGCACCCCGACAAGCCGCACGAGCTTCCGGGCGTCAAACTCGGCGACGAGCAATTCGCCAAGGATCAGGAGTGGAAGGACGCCGGACGTCTCGCCCTCGTCGGCATCGGCGTCGAGCCGGGCCTGTCCGACGTCTTCGCGCGCTACGCCGAGGACGAGCTGTTCAGCGAGATCGACGAACTGGCGGTGCGCGACGGCGCGAACCTCGTCGTCGCCGGGTACGACTTCGCGCCGTCGTTCTCGATCTGGACGACGATCGAGGAGTGCCTCAACCCGCCGGTCATCTACGAAGAGGACCGCGGCTGGTACACGACACCCCCTTTCTCCGGGCCCGAGGTGTTCGAGTTCCCCGAGGGCATCGGGCCCGTCGAGTGCGTCAACGTCGAGCACGAGGAGGTCCTCCTCATGCCGCGGTGGACGAAGGCGAAGCGTGTGACGTTCAAGTACGGCCTGGGCGACGAGTTCATCGAGGTGCTCCGCGTGCTGCACAAGACCGGCCTCGACCGTACCGACCCGGTCGATGTGAAGGGCGTCCAGGTGGCTCCGCGCGATGTCGTCGCGGCGGCGCTGCCCGACCCGGCGACCCTCGGCGACAGCATGACCGGCAAGACGTGCGCGGGCGTGTGGGTGACGGGAAAGGGGAAGGACGGCGCGCCGCGCTCCACGTACCTGTACCACGTCGCCGACAACGAGCAGTCGATGCGCGAATACAAGTCGCAGGCGGTCGTGTGGCAGACGGCCATCAACCCCGTCATCGCGCTGGAGCTGCTCGCCCGCCGAACGTGGGAGGGCACGGGCGTGCTCGGCCCAGAGGCTTTCGACGCCCGCCCCTTCCTCGACCTGCTCGCCGCACCGGCGCCCGAGGGCTACGGCTCTCCGTGGGGCATGGAGGAGAAGCCGCTGCCCTGA
- a CDS encoding APC family permease: MATSPVHLDRPDGKGLAAGTLGLWGSTVIGLASTAPVYSLVATLGFVVLAVGAQAPIAFIVAFVPMLFIAYAYRELNNDVPDCGTTFTWGTKAFGPWVGWMGGWGVAVAGMVVLANLAQIGGIYFWALIDGIVGSTEDALLSDNVFLVTATGVVFIALMTWVSWRGIEIGERLQNVLLGIQYLALVIFVVAALWQFFAGTAPNPTPFDWAWFNPLGFTEWQGFTEAVLLALFIYWGWDTCLALNEETKDPKRIPGLAALLTCVLLLVTYVSVTLAAMMYAGLGETGTGLGNEANADDVFLAIKDGLLGPVGWVLVVAVLISAVSSTQTTILPTARGTLSMAVYRALPAKFKEVHPKYRTPSFSTIVMGVVASLYYIGMTLISDNILQDSILSLGLAIAFYYAITGYACVWYFRRELFNSTRNFFFRFLLPLAGALMLTYAFIQSAIDMYDVDYGYTVLLGIGGTFVVGVGALALGVVLMFIWFAFPRSKPFFRGESLNRDTPVLVPEEPADYLRSVDGGLV; this comes from the coding sequence ATGGCAACGTCGCCCGTACACCTTGACCGACCCGACGGCAAGGGACTCGCAGCCGGCACGCTCGGGCTCTGGGGCTCGACCGTCATCGGTCTCGCCTCGACGGCACCGGTGTACTCTCTCGTCGCGACGCTCGGGTTCGTCGTGCTGGCGGTCGGCGCTCAGGCTCCGATCGCCTTCATCGTGGCGTTCGTCCCGATGCTCTTCATCGCGTACGCGTACCGCGAGCTCAACAACGACGTGCCCGACTGCGGCACGACGTTCACCTGGGGGACGAAGGCGTTCGGTCCGTGGGTCGGCTGGATGGGCGGCTGGGGCGTCGCCGTCGCGGGCATGGTCGTGCTCGCGAACCTCGCCCAGATCGGCGGCATCTACTTCTGGGCGCTCATCGACGGCATCGTCGGCAGCACGGAGGACGCCCTCCTCTCCGACAACGTGTTCCTGGTGACCGCGACCGGCGTCGTCTTCATCGCGCTCATGACCTGGGTCAGCTGGCGCGGCATCGAGATCGGCGAGCGCCTGCAGAACGTGCTGCTGGGCATCCAGTACCTCGCGCTCGTGATCTTCGTCGTCGCGGCCCTCTGGCAGTTCTTCGCAGGCACCGCGCCCAACCCGACGCCGTTCGACTGGGCGTGGTTCAACCCGCTCGGCTTCACCGAGTGGCAGGGCTTCACCGAAGCGGTCCTGCTGGCGCTGTTCATCTACTGGGGCTGGGACACGTGCCTCGCCCTCAACGAGGAGACGAAGGACCCCAAGCGCATCCCCGGGCTCGCGGCGCTGCTGACGTGCGTCCTGCTGCTCGTGACCTACGTCTCGGTCACCCTCGCCGCGATGATGTACGCGGGGCTGGGCGAGACCGGCACGGGCCTGGGCAACGAAGCCAACGCCGATGACGTCTTCCTCGCCATCAAGGACGGGCTGCTCGGTCCCGTCGGGTGGGTGCTCGTGGTCGCTGTGCTCATCTCGGCCGTCTCGTCGACGCAGACGACGATCCTGCCGACCGCGCGCGGAACCCTCTCGATGGCCGTGTACCGCGCGCTGCCGGCGAAGTTCAAGGAGGTCCACCCGAAGTACCGCACGCCGTCGTTCTCGACGATCGTGATGGGCGTCGTCGCGTCGCTGTACTACATCGGCATGACGCTCATCAGCGACAACATCCTGCAGGACTCGATCCTCTCGCTCGGCCTCGCGATCGCGTTCTACTACGCGATCACCGGGTACGCCTGCGTGTGGTACTTCCGGCGGGAGTTGTTCAACTCGACGCGCAACTTCTTCTTCCGGTTCCTGCTTCCTCTCGCCGGGGCGCTCATGCTCACGTACGCGTTCATCCAGTCGGCGATCGACATGTACGACGTCGACTACGGATACACCGTCCTGCTGGGCATCGGCGGCACCTTCGTCGTGGGCGTGGGTGCGCTCGCCCTCGGCGTCGTGCTCATGTTCATCTGGTTCGCCTTCCCGCGGTCCAAGCCGTTCTTCCGGGGCGAGAGCCTGAACCGCGACACACCGGTGCTCGTGCCGGAGGAGCCGGCGGACTACCTGCGCTCGGTCGACGGGGGCCTGGTCTAG
- a CDS encoding FtsK/SpoIIIE domain-containing protein translates to MRFAPAPAAPRPRTEPEVGPHDLVDTALTLPAPWAPPPRTGLPVLASVVPIVGAVGIWLVTGSMLSLWLACLVPVVAAATVVDRMRTTRRDRRRADAEAEAARERVASAVGVRHREERARRWAAHPDVARFLAYDTAVWRPVAERADTLVVGAGEAPSAVRVSGGEGDPASDRLRARATVLEDAPITVRAGEGVAVIGPPVIADAALRALVAQLCLSLPPGKLRLIAAPGWADGLPHRRAATGIAAAVVEPGQQVPPAAEIVIARVEPGHPIPPRCGATLVIDAPGVAHLDRAGSVQEIAAEALSRDQLHTIAHALTDRASHAAVPGLSDGPAAVVPLREVLDDAPPARRGALAAPIGSNAGRTVVVDLVGDGPHAVVAGVTGSGKSELLITWILALCATHSTEEVSFLLADFKGGTAFDALETMPHVTGVITDLDGTGARRAIESLRAEIRWREGELGGHSARDIDDPRVRLPRLVVVVDEFAALLADHPELHAVFADVAARGRALGIHLILGTQRVAGVVRDALLANCPLRISLRVTDAADSRAVVGTDDAALLPGGVDGRGAAVVRRAADPAPQPARIALSSSDDIRRIASTARGPIPRRPWLPDLPGRIELDDLVRHEDAPKGGGVLLVGLADEPERQRQRPIGVRTGDRGLLVVGGPGSGKSTVLATIAAQARGPVVRVPSDPEGTWDAVQRFACAPPEAGSIVLIDDLDTVAAHFPADYGREVVERLDLAMRRAGDDGVLFVVAAQRLTGAAARVGDLLSRRLLLPMLSRQEYLAAGGESAHHTTGAPPGRGRLDGRAVQVAVATAAAAGDGRGLAASGARVFAPQAPLTGFVARPTADARAAVAAWARRGVRVVRLDDFAAGDGSGGASGEPVVVTGDPDQWQRHWRTLSDVRSDHDLVVDMACSAEYRLLTGDRSLPPYCAPGRPRAWLFRTGAVTRVALPADDTADSLLTADRRDP, encoded by the coding sequence ATGCGCTTCGCTCCCGCACCCGCCGCGCCGCGTCCGCGAACCGAACCCGAAGTCGGCCCGCACGATCTCGTCGACACCGCGCTGACCCTGCCGGCGCCGTGGGCGCCGCCTCCGCGCACCGGCCTTCCCGTCCTGGCGTCCGTCGTGCCGATCGTCGGCGCCGTGGGGATCTGGCTCGTCACGGGATCGATGCTCTCGCTGTGGCTCGCCTGCCTGGTCCCGGTCGTCGCCGCGGCGACGGTCGTTGACCGCATGCGCACCACGCGACGGGATCGCCGGCGGGCGGACGCGGAGGCGGAGGCGGCGCGCGAGCGCGTCGCGTCCGCCGTCGGTGTGCGCCACCGCGAGGAGCGCGCGCGGCGCTGGGCGGCCCATCCGGACGTCGCGCGGTTCCTCGCGTACGACACCGCCGTGTGGCGGCCCGTCGCGGAACGTGCTGACACCCTCGTCGTGGGCGCGGGCGAAGCGCCGTCGGCGGTGCGTGTGTCCGGGGGCGAGGGCGACCCGGCATCCGACCGCCTCCGTGCGAGGGCGACGGTGCTCGAAGACGCCCCGATCACCGTGCGCGCGGGCGAAGGGGTCGCCGTGATCGGTCCGCCGGTGATCGCGGATGCTGCCCTGCGCGCGCTCGTCGCACAGCTGTGCCTGTCGCTCCCGCCCGGGAAGCTGCGCCTCATCGCTGCCCCGGGATGGGCCGACGGCCTGCCGCACCGACGAGCGGCGACGGGGATCGCGGCTGCCGTCGTCGAACCCGGACAGCAGGTTCCCCCGGCCGCGGAGATCGTGATCGCGCGCGTGGAGCCGGGGCATCCGATCCCGCCACGATGCGGCGCGACGCTCGTCATCGACGCTCCCGGCGTCGCTCACCTCGACCGCGCGGGCTCGGTCCAGGAGATCGCGGCAGAGGCGCTGTCCCGCGACCAGCTCCACACCATCGCGCACGCTCTCACGGACCGCGCGTCGCACGCGGCGGTCCCCGGGCTCTCCGACGGGCCCGCCGCGGTCGTGCCGCTGCGTGAGGTGCTCGACGACGCACCCCCGGCGCGGCGCGGCGCGCTCGCGGCGCCGATCGGCTCGAACGCGGGTCGGACGGTGGTCGTCGACCTCGTCGGGGACGGACCGCACGCCGTTGTGGCGGGCGTTACCGGATCCGGCAAGAGCGAGCTGCTCATCACGTGGATCCTCGCCCTGTGCGCGACGCACTCGACCGAGGAGGTGAGCTTCCTGCTCGCCGATTTCAAGGGCGGAACCGCGTTCGACGCGCTCGAGACAATGCCCCACGTCACGGGGGTCATCACAGACCTCGACGGGACGGGAGCGCGGCGCGCGATCGAGAGCCTGCGGGCCGAGATCAGGTGGCGCGAGGGCGAGCTGGGAGGGCACTCGGCCCGCGACATCGACGATCCGCGCGTACGTCTTCCGCGCCTCGTCGTGGTCGTCGACGAGTTCGCGGCGCTGCTCGCCGACCACCCCGAGCTGCACGCGGTGTTCGCCGACGTCGCGGCTCGGGGCAGAGCGCTCGGCATCCACCTGATCCTCGGGACGCAGCGCGTGGCCGGGGTCGTGCGCGACGCGCTGCTCGCGAACTGTCCGCTGCGCATCAGCCTGCGAGTGACGGATGCCGCCGACAGCCGAGCCGTCGTCGGCACCGACGACGCCGCGCTCCTGCCCGGCGGCGTCGACGGGCGTGGCGCGGCCGTCGTGCGTCGGGCGGCGGACCCGGCGCCGCAGCCGGCGCGGATCGCACTGTCGTCGTCCGATGACATCCGCCGTATCGCGTCGACGGCGCGAGGCCCCATCCCGAGGCGCCCGTGGCTTCCGGACCTCCCCGGCCGCATCGAACTCGACGACCTCGTGCGCCACGAGGACGCCCCCAAGGGCGGGGGAGTCCTCCTCGTGGGCCTCGCCGACGAGCCCGAGCGGCAGAGGCAGCGCCCGATCGGCGTGCGCACCGGCGATCGCGGGCTGCTCGTCGTCGGCGGCCCCGGCTCGGGCAAGTCGACGGTCCTCGCGACGATCGCCGCGCAGGCGCGTGGGCCCGTCGTGCGAGTTCCCTCAGATCCCGAGGGCACGTGGGACGCGGTGCAGCGCTTCGCCTGCGCGCCGCCCGAGGCGGGGTCGATCGTGCTGATCGACGACCTCGACACCGTCGCCGCGCATTTCCCGGCCGACTACGGGCGCGAGGTGGTCGAACGGCTCGACCTCGCCATGCGCCGCGCGGGCGACGACGGCGTGCTCTTCGTCGTCGCGGCGCAACGGCTCACCGGTGCCGCCGCTCGTGTGGGTGACCTGCTTTCGAGGCGGCTGCTGCTTCCGATGCTGTCGCGTCAGGAGTACCTCGCGGCGGGAGGCGAGTCCGCACATCACACGACAGGGGCCCCGCCCGGGCGTGGACGACTCGACGGGCGGGCGGTGCAGGTGGCGGTCGCGACGGCTGCGGCGGCCGGCGACGGGCGTGGGCTCGCGGCATCCGGTGCTCGCGTATTCGCTCCGCAAGCCCCGCTCACCGGCTTCGTCGCACGCCCGACGGCGGATGCGCGCGCAGCGGTCGCCGCGTGGGCGAGGCGGGGTGTTCGAGTCGTGCGCCTCGACGACTTCGCCGCGGGCGACGGCTCGGGCGGCGCATCCGGTGAGCCCGTCGTCGTGACCGGCGACCCCGACCAATGGCAGCGCCACTGGCGAACCCTCTCCGACGTCCGTTCTGATCACGACCTCGTCGTCGACATGGCGTGCTCCGCCGAGTACCGCCTGCTCACGGGCGACCGGTCCCTTCCGCCGTACTGCGCACCAGGCAGGCCGCGTGCGTGGCTGTTCCGGACGGGCGCCGTCACGCGCGTCGCGCTGCCCGCCGACGACACGGCGGATTCGTTGTTGACCGCCGATCGTCGCGACCCCTAA
- a CDS encoding aldo/keto reductase yields MTSHVPLRRVGASGLLVSAVGLGCNNFGRPGTRTETLEGTREVIDAAIDAGVTFLDTADMYGGKPGMSESLMGEALKGRRDDVVLATKFGHSALPNPEGFTGSKGSRSYIRRAVEASLRRLQTDWIDLYQVHTPDEATPIEETLDALGDLVREGKVRYIGHSNFAGWQVAEAHFTAQLRNAVPFVSAQNQLSLLARDAEKEVLPAVRRYGLGFFPYFPLHNGLLTGKFTRESAPSDTRIMRQRPYIYENAPWEALEAYQQFCDDRGITMLEATFGWLLAQPSLSSVIAGATTPEQVRANAAAATAWSPTAEDLEAIDGFFPGPGRAA; encoded by the coding sequence ATGACTTCCCACGTTCCTCTTCGTCGTGTCGGCGCATCCGGTCTTCTCGTGTCTGCCGTCGGTCTCGGATGCAACAACTTCGGGCGTCCTGGAACCCGCACCGAGACGCTCGAGGGCACGCGCGAGGTCATCGACGCGGCGATCGACGCGGGCGTGACGTTCCTCGACACCGCCGACATGTACGGCGGGAAGCCCGGTATGAGCGAGTCGCTGATGGGCGAGGCTCTGAAGGGTCGTCGCGACGACGTCGTCCTCGCGACGAAGTTCGGCCACAGCGCGCTGCCCAATCCGGAGGGCTTCACGGGATCGAAGGGGTCCCGGTCCTACATCCGTCGCGCAGTCGAGGCGTCGCTGAGGCGCCTGCAGACCGACTGGATCGATCTCTACCAGGTGCACACCCCCGACGAGGCGACCCCGATCGAGGAGACGCTCGACGCTCTGGGCGACCTCGTGCGCGAGGGCAAGGTCCGCTACATCGGCCACTCGAACTTCGCGGGATGGCAGGTCGCAGAGGCGCATTTCACTGCACAGCTGCGCAACGCGGTGCCGTTCGTGTCGGCGCAGAACCAGCTGAGCCTGCTCGCGCGCGACGCCGAGAAGGAGGTCCTGCCTGCGGTGCGCCGGTACGGGCTCGGTTTCTTCCCCTACTTCCCGCTGCACAACGGGCTGCTCACGGGCAAGTTCACGCGCGAGTCGGCGCCCTCCGACACGCGCATCATGCGCCAGCGGCCGTACATCTACGAGAACGCGCCGTGGGAGGCGCTCGAGGCGTACCAGCAGTTCTGCGACGACCGGGGCATCACGATGCTGGAGGCGACGTTCGGGTGGCTCCTCGCGCAGCCGTCGCTGTCCAGTGTGATCGCCGGAGCGACCACGCCCGAGCAGGTGCGGGCGAACGCCGCGGCCGCGACGGCGTGGTCCCCGACGGCGGAGGACCTGGAGGCGATCGACGGGTTCTTCCCCGGGCCGGGGCGCGCGGCATAG